The window TGATGATGATCTACCGGCTGGACCGCTTTGGCCGCGGCGGGCACCACCGCCCCTTTAACGAGCAAGGCTATCCCGGTGTGCGCATTATGGAAGCCTTTGAAAACTACAACCGCCAGCACCAGGACCTGCGTACCGAAGGAGGCATCAAGTATGGCGATGTGATCGAAGGGGTAAACTTTCCCTATGCCGCCAAGGTAACCGGTCTTAATGCCGTAACCATGGCCAGCATGGCCGCCGCCCCTGCCCCACCATCGGGCGTAAAAATAAGCGGTGCTGTATCGGCCAGCACCACCCTAAGCTGGAACAAACCCAGCGGAACAGAAGCTCAAAACCTGGCAGGCTACAAAGTCTACTACCGCCTTACCACCTCCCCTGTGTGGGAGTATGCTAAATTTGTAGGAAACGTTGAGCAGCATACCCTGGAGAATGTCATCATCGACAATTACTTCTTCGGCGTAAGCAGCGTAAGCAAAGACGGCTACGAAAGCCCCGTAGTTTTCCCCGGCGCGGCTGGATCATTTGGGGAGTGATTTTTTTGATAGTAGCAAAAGAGCACCTCCTATGCAGAAGGTGCTCTTTTTTTTCAATGAGGCTGATTGCCTGAATTCTATTAATGTTTCTTCCAGCTTAAGCCGGAACCGAATCGTATACCACCACCTTGCTCCAGAGGTTAGAATAATTCTTTACGAACTCCAGGTGGATGGGGTCTTCCTGGTAGCTGTCCTGTGCAGTTTTATCATCAAACACCAGCATCCAGGAGATGGCATAAGAGCTATCGATAACCTCCCGGTTTGTATCGGCCGGTACTCCTATATGGTATTCATTAATGGATTTTACCTTGGCAAGATTTCTTAGGCCCTCCAGCAATTTAGCTTTATCTGCATCGCTCCCCGGGTTGTTAAGCCAGAAGTAAACATGGTGGATAAACCCTTTTTTAGGAGGCATTGCAGATGCCGCCTGACATGAAACGGCAGCCAGACCTGTAACGGCAGCAGCCTTGCCAAATAGAGATAAAAATTTACGTCTTGAATGTGCCAGCATATAAAGTGACTTTTGAAAACCTTAAAGTAGTAAATTATATTTTTATCTGCTCTACCTCGCTTTAAATTCAGCAGCGCTGATTCTCAACAAGCTAATGTGCCCCTGGTTGGAAACCTGCCCGCCTGCCCTGTAACAAACATTATCTACAGAAAGACAACTACTGCTTAAGAAGCTCTTTTAGCTGCTGCATTTTGGCTGAAAATACTGTACCTTGTAATTCTACTGCTCCAGAAATCTGATGGCAGTGCCTATAGCACTTCTGCCCGACAGCCTGTACTGCAGCAAGTTTATACGGACAATTGTATGAAGATTATTCCTTTCTCCTCTGACAGCCTTATCAGCAAAAACCTAGGCCGCTGCATACTGCTCATGTACTGCTGCCTACTAACAATAAGCGCCCTGCAGGCACAGCAGGCCCCTTTTCAAAAGGGGGTAAATCTTACCAACTGGTTTCAGGCGCCGCAGACAAAGCAGATTCATTTTACCAGGTATACCAAACAGGACTTTGAGCAGATCCGGAGCCTGGGCTGCGATGCTATCCGCCTGCCCATCAACCTGCACCACATGACGAACGGTGCTCCCAACTACACTATAGATCCGCTCTTCTTTACTTTTCTGGATGAAGTGGTAGCCTGGGCAGAGGAGCTGGACCTGCACCTGATCCTGGATAACCACACCTTCGATCCGGCCGTTAGCACCAAGCCTGCCGTAGGTCCGGTGCTGGAGAAAGTCTGGGCACAGATGGCCCAGCATTACAAAGATCATCCTGCCAAACTATACTATGAAATACTAAACGAGCCCCATGGCATCCCTGATGCGGAGTGGAACCTGATTCAGCAAAAGGCCATCGACGCAATCCGCAGGCATGATACCCGCCATACCATTGTGGTGGGAGGCGCTAACTGGAACAGCTACAACAACCTGGCAAACCTGCCGCTCTATCAGGACGATAACCTGCTCTACACCTTTCACTTTTACGATCCTTTTTTATTTACGCACCAGGGCGCCAGCTGGACAGATCCTTCCATGGAGCCCCTGGCCGGCATGCCTTTTCCCTACCGTGCTGCCGATATGCCCCCTTTTCCGGATGCACTGAAAGGCAGCTGGCTGGAAGGCGCCTACAACAATTACCAGCAGGAGGCTACAGTAGCCAGGGTGCGGGTGCTTATCGACATTGCAGCCAATTTTCAGCAGCAAAGAGGGGTGCCTGTGTTCTGTGGTGAATTTGGGGTTTACATCCCTAACAGTCCGCCCGAAGATCTTGTGTACTGGCATGAGGTGGTGCGCAGCTATATGGAAGAAAAAGGGATTGCCTGGACCATCTGGGCTTACCATGGCGGCTATAGCATTTTTGAGGCAGGCGGAAACGACTTGTTTGACCACGACCTGAATGTACCCCTGCTGAAAGCCTTAGGGCTGCAGGTGCCGGAACAAACCGAATGGGTGCAGCAGCCCCTGACAGAAGGCTTTGCGCTTTACACCGATCACCTGGGGCCACAGCTGGCTGATGGTAGCTATAGCAGCGGTCAGCTTGATTATTACGCTGCAGAAAAGCCCAATAATGGCCGTTACGCCATGTCATGGACTGGGGCCGATCAGTACAACAGCATTGTAATTGATCTAAAGCCTGATCAGGATCTGTCGCAACTGCTTGAAGAAGGCTATGCGCTGGACTTTATGTTTCGTGCCACAGCTCCTGCCAAGGCCTTTGACATACGTTTTATCGATACCAAAACCAGCGATCCTGAAGACCACCCCTGGCGCAGCAAAATTACCATAGACGAAAGCCTTGCGCCCTTTGACAGCCGCTGGCACCACCTGCACATACCCTTAAGTGAATTTACCGAACAGGGCTCCTGGGATAACAATGAATGGCACAACCCTGAAGGAAAATTTGACTGGAAGGCCATAGACCGGCTGGAGATTACAGCCGAACATGCGTCTTTTGGCAACACTAAAATATGGATAGACAACCTCTATATTACCAATGCCGATACGGCCAGGGTGCTGGAAACAGGAGTTTATACCCCAGAAACGGAGGAAGACGAGGAAGATCAAGGAGAAATAACCGGCCTGGAAGAGAAAATAGAAAAGCTGGGCATCAGCATCTATCCGAACCCAACTACCGGCTACCTGGTGCTGCAGAGTAAAGAACCCGATGCTGTATACCTTGAGCTGCTCGATGCCAAAGGTGTAAAGTGTTTAACTCATCGATTTGAGCGGAGCACCAGGCTTGATCTCTCCCACCTCTCACCGGGTCTGTACCTGATTAAGCTAAGCCGCAGCAATGGCCAGCAGGCCACCTACAGGCTTGTAAAACAATAACAGTACTGCCTTTACTGCTGCCGGGAAAACTATAGCTATAGATGAAATTGCCGTATTGCGGCCTGTTAAACTATTCCCCTGCCCGGTACTGTTCCGCATTGTTCTTTTTCGAACAGCCTAGGGCTGCTGGGTGTATGGCCCTGTTTTCCCCTTTCTAAAACTGTAAAAATACCCGAAAACAAACATAAACAGACCATAAGCAATGGTACCAAGTCCCACCAGCACAAAGAGGGTATGTCCAATAATGCCTTTGCCTATAAAATCAAAGGCAGTATCCGTATTGCCTATTTCAAAGGGATTTGAAGTGATAGCTGCTTTGAGTATAAAGTACGCCAGCACCAGCAAAATAATGCCTCTGGCAAAATAGCCGGCCCAGGCCAGAATATGGATCCATTTCTTTTTTGCAGCCGACAAATGTTCTATGGCCAGGCGCGGGTTGTGGTCGCCATCTATTACAAACTTAAACTGAACAAAGGCAGTAAATGCAACCACAAGCCCGGCAGCACCAACTAACCAGCTGCCGGCAGGCCATTGCAGCACCTCTGAAACCATCAACTGCTGCTCACGTTCTCCGTCGCCACCATTGCCAGTACCCAACAGATACGTAATGGCAGAATAGGCAATCACCCCATAGCCAAAGCCGCTCAGTGCGATACCTGTTCTTTGTCCTATACCTTTCAGGTGGCTGCCAAACTCGTAGGGATCTGTGATTGCCTCAAAAACTCTCCAGACAATATAACCAATCAGCCCGCCAATAATGCCCCAGATCAACACAGGGCCCATGGGTATCCCCATCAAAAAATTAAGAATACTATCTTCATCTGCCCCGCCGTCTTTTACTCCCAACAGCGACAACAAGGCAATTACGCCAACCATCAGGTACACCAGCCCTATAGAAAAACATCCATACCTTGCCAGCTTGTGCACCAGCTGCTTATACTTTTCTTTAACTGCCATTTGATATCTCCCAAGTTTATACCAACCACCCACTCCTGCAGATTGTTAAATGGAGGGCATTATTACGACTGGTGATACCAGTGGCTGATAAACAGTGCCTGGAAGCTATCTCATAAACAGTCAAATAATAGATCTGCGTTATTAAGCATACTTTTGATAAATATTTTAAATAAAATAAAAGCAATAGGAACTTATTGATGTATTTGAATGTATCTATAGATATGACAGTAACACTCAAGCAACTAGAGAAAATATCCAAGGCACTGGGCGATGTAAACCGGCTGAAAATTCTGCAGCTGATTGCAAAGCATGGTGGTATTGGACAGTGTGCTGCCATACAGGAAAGCATTGACCTGGCTCAACCCTCTGTAAGTCATCATATTAAAATATTAATTGAGGCTGGCCTTATTGAAGCCCAGAAAGAAGGAAGAAACCATAAATACATCCTCAACAAGGATACTTTTGATGCTTACCTCCAGGCAATGAACAGCCAGGTACTGGCAGCAAAAGCATAAAAAAATTTTGGCACACATATTGATACATTTCAATATATCAAATAAAAGTTTAAACATCTTTATGTTTGTCAAATTAAACAAAGCACTTAAAATCATTAAATATAAAACCTCCAAACAAAGACTATGAATATTTTACAATCACTGGAATGGCGCTACGCTTCTAAAAGAATGAATGGTGAGCAGGTGCCGCAGGAAAAAATTGACAACATTCTGGAAGCCATACGCCTGGCTCCTTCTTCTATGGGTTTGCAGCCCTATACAGTTTTGGTTATCGAAGACCAGGAGCTGAAAAAGCAAATTCAGCCAATTGCATTCAACCAGCCACAGATAGTGGAAAGCTCTCACCTGCTGGTGTTTGCTGCCTGGGCCAATGTAACACCTGAGCAAATCGAGGAGTACATTAACCATACTGCAGAGGTGAGGAACATGCCGGTAGTGAACCTGAATGATTTCAAAAATACACTGCTGAACATGGCTAAAAACCGCACGGCAGAAGAAAATTACCAATGGTCTGCCCGCCAGGCCTATATTGCCTTTGGCACTGCACTGGTAGCCGCAGCATCAGAGAAAGTAGATGCTACTCCTATGGAAGGCTTTAACAACGCAGCACTGGACGAGCTGCTGCACCTGGAAGAAAAGGGACTGAAAAGCGTAACGCTGCTGCCCCTTGGCTACAGAAATGCTGATGAAGACTGGCTGGCAAAACTGCCAAAAGTTAGAAGGGAAAAAGATAAGCTCTTTATTCAGCAGTCTGCCCAAGAATTTGCCGCCTAAAGATCGCAGAGGCTGCCGTGCTAAACAGCAGCCTTTCTTTCCCGTTAATTTTTAGAAAAAAGACAAGCGTTATGAACAAGCAAAAAATAAAAATAGATATTGTATCAGATATAAACTGCCCCTGGTGCTACCTGGGCGAACAAAGGCTCAAAAAAGCCATAGCAGAAACAGCTGATGCCTATGAGTTTGAGCTCAGCTTCAAACCCTATGAGCTAAACCCAAGTGCTCCGCAGGAAGGCGAACTTAAAGAGGATTACTTTATCAGAAATTACGGTGCCGAGGCAATGCCCCGCCTGAATGCCTCCAGCAGGCAGCTGGAAAAAATGGGAAAAGAAGAAGGAGCCGAATTCAATTTTGATAAAGCCACTGTTGTGCACAATACCTTTAACGGACACCGCCTGATCTGGCTGGCAGAGCAGTATGGCGTGCAGGAGCAGGTAGCACATGCCCTGTTCAAAGCTAATTTTACAGAAGGTCAGAACGTTAACAACCTGCAGGTGCTTACAGAAATTGGGGTTGCCCATGGCATACCAGCCGATCGCCTGGAAAGTTTCTTCAGCAGCGACGAAGGCAAAGACGAAGTAAAATCTCTGGAGCGCTGGGCACAGAAGTCGGGCATTAGCGGGGTACCAGCCTTTATCTTTAACGATAAATTTCTGGTAAGTGGAGCACAGCCTGCAGAAACACTTAAACAGGTGTTCAGCCAGGTAACCCCCAAGCTGCAGCCCCTGGACGTAAGCGGAGAAAGCTGCAGTATTGACGGTAGCTGCTAAAAACTTTTGTGCCTCCCATCATCTGTATCTCTGTACAATTGATTCAGGAAACATCCTAAACGTAAGAATAAATGAAGGGGCAGCAGGTAAATTTGCTGCCCCTTCCCTGCTGTAAGCAACTTAATTTTCAATACTGAAACAAACAGGAGGTTAAAACGCGTACCTCATAATAAAAAAACAGCTATGGAATCAGCCAAAAATAAAGAAGGATACAATCCACTCTCGCCCGATGAAGAAAGAGTGATCTTATACAAAGGCACCGAAATGCCCTTTACCGGCAAATACGACACCCACTTTGCCGCAGGCCTGTACCTGTGCAAGCGCTGCAATACTCCCCTTTACCGCTCTGCCGATAAATTTAACTCCCATTGCGGCTGGCCCAGCTTCGACGACGAAATTGAGGGTGCCGTAGAACGTGTACCGGATGCAGATGGCCGACGCACTGAAATTGTATGTGCCAACTGTAAAGGACATTTAGGCCATGTTTTTGAAGGCGAGTACCTCACCGATAAAAATGTGCGTCACTGCGTAAACTCAATTTCCCTGAAGTTTGTACCTGCTGAAGAAGTACAGAATCAATAAGCGCTGTTACCTATGAGTTGCTTTGTAAACAGAATCCAGAGAAAGCAGCAGGCCCGTAAAGCCAGGGAGAAACAGCAGGAGTTGCAAAAACCAGCAGGCACTGCATCGTCAGAAATCTATGCCTGCACTAATTGCGGCAATGCGCTCTTCGCTGCAGAAGCCAAATTTGAATCCGGCACCGGCTTTCCCAGCTTCTGGATGCATATTGGGGATCATGTAAGCAAGAAATTTTTAGATACCTACGGACGTGAAAGAACCCAGCTGCTGTGCAACAGTTGTGGCCAGCACCTGGGACATCTGTTCCCTAACAAAAAAACGCCAACCAGGCTCCGTTACTGCATCAACCAAGAAGCTGTTGCGCTCACAGGAAATGCCTGACCTGCAGCCTGCCCCATATTAGCGGCAACAGCCTGCAATGCTATACCCGCCCCTCATTAAAATATAGAGCGGAAGAAGGGTCAGGAATGCTGCTTCAGCACTTTAGAGCAGGCCAGACCTGCAGCATTGGTAGCGGTATCGAGCAGGATTTTTTGCCCCCTGGCCGACAGACCAAAGCTTTCTATCTCGCTGCTTAAGCGCTCACAGTTGCCGCAGCCATACAGGTAGCCATTTACACGTGCTGCGGCAGTAGAATCAATAAACTCCCTGAAACTGGGGTACATACTCCTGAACTCTTCCAGCAGCTCGGGCTGACGCTGCAGCTTATATTTCTGGTGCCGCTCTTCGGCCAGGTAAAACTCCTGGTATGAATTGAGCTCGGTATAGACCTTCTGCTCCAGCCGTTCCTCCAGCTGCTCCTTTTTCTGCAGGACCTGCTGCTTTTGCCCTTCATCATGATAGAATAAAGCAGAAGCATACTGTCTTTTCCAGGGCTCCCGCAGCGGGGTATTTTTATCAAAAAAGAAATCCAGTAACTGCGAAAAAGAAAGTATCTGAGGATCAAAATCCACCTGTACCGTTTCAATATGATCAGCCAGCTGCTTATAGGTTGGGTTCTCTGTGGTTCCCCCGGCATAGCCTACCCGGGTACGAAAAATCCCCTCCATACAGCCAAAAATAGCATCGGGACTCCAGAAACAACCCATGGCAAAAGTAGCTGTTTCCAGTTTCTGCGGAATTGACTGATCTATAGATGGTTTTCGCATTTTTATTTATGATATTATCCGCCAGTATTTGTATATTCCTGTAATACAAACAGCAACTTCTATGAAAAGCTTTACGCTGGCAACCATTTTTTTTCTATTTGCTTTTACCTGTTCATTTGCTCAGAAAACCACAAGGGTTACGGTACAGGATAATGAGGATATACAATACGCACTAAAGGATCAATTATACCGCTTCCCTGCCTTCCAAAATGGTAAGGTATTTCTGCCTAATGGCAAGTACAACTCGGCAAAGCTTAACCTTAACCTCCTGACTAACCAGATTCAGTTCATAGACGAAAAGAAGGATACGCTTACCATTCTCTCTCCCGAGCAGTTGCATCATGTAGAAATTGATGGCATCACCTTTATATATCATGAAAATGGATTTCTGGAAATGATAGGTGATTATTTTCCGGTAGCTCTTGCCAGAAATCAGAAGCTTAAGATTGTTGATCGTCAGAGAGAAGGTGCTTATGGAACAAAAAGTTCTTCTGCATCTATTGCCACAGTCAGCACAGGGTATACCGATCAGCTTCGATACAATCCTAAAGTTCACGAAGATTTACTGGTAAATAAAGTAGAAACTTTTTACCTGGTAGACGACAAAACTAATGTTAGCGAGGTCAGTAAAAGAAATTTACAGCGCGCTTTCCCTGCTCATAAAAACAAAATCAGTGAGTACATCAAAGAAAATAAAATCAGGTTCAATAAGGAGCAGGAAGTAAAGGCACTGCTTGAATACATTGGTAAACTCTAGTACGCTAAATATTTCTCATCAAAGCAAAGCACTCTGCCCTGCACCAGCAGAGCCTACAGCTGCTTCTTCCATATTTTTTAGTAAATCCCTTCCTGATAAGTTAACACCTGCCCCTGCCATCAGTTTTAGTAAGGAAGAGCATCTGCCAAATACATACTGAAACTGATTTGACTTTATGCCCGATAAATTATTTGATAAGTTCCGCCATCGCATAGCAGTACAGCAATCAGATATTGATGAACTGGGCCATGTAAATAATGTAATATACCTGCAGTGGGTACAGGAGGTGGCCGCAGCCCATTGGAATAGCCTGGCACCTGCAGACATGAAAGAGCAGTACTCCTGGGTGGTGCTGCGACACGAGATTGATTACCACCGCCCGGCTTTTATGGGAGATGAAATAGAAGGTTTTACCTGGGTAGGAGCGCATCAGGGGCCAAAGATGATTCGTTATGTGAGTCTCTGCAAGGCAGGAAGCCAGGAACTCTTAGCCGAAGCCACAACCACCTGGTGCCTGCTCGATGCCGCTTCCATGCGCCCCAGGAGAATCAGTGATGAAATCAACCAGACATTTAGCAGCTACACCGCCGGTTAGTAATCACCCACCCTGTGAATTTCTCCAGTAGCCGGCAGCTGTGAATGCACAAGATGCTTTGCTTAAAGTAATTGTCTTAGTAGTTTTACCAGCGCTATTGATTTCTGCAAACTGCTATTGGTATAGCGCCATTCAAGCAGGCTTTTATTTTGATGCTTAAATAAATATGAAACAACTTTTCAGCACCTCCTACAACAGATCTTTGGCCGATGCCTGGCTGCTCCTGTTGCGGGTTTGTGTGGCAGGCTTTATGTTCACTCATGGCATTCCTAAACTGCAAAAGTTGCTGGCTGGTGGCGATATCCAATTTGGAGATCCGATTGGCATTGGCGTTACGGCCTCTTTTATACTGATCATTTTTGCTGAAGTAGTTTGTTCTTCTCTGATTCTGCTGGGGCTGCTTACCAGGTTTGCCAGTTTTGTGCTGATCATTGCCATGTCTGTAGCAGCCTTTGTGCGGCATGCCGACGATCCGTTTTCCAGAAAAGAGCCTGCCCTGCTCTACCTGCTCATATACATTACCCTGCTGGTGTTCGGGCCTGGCCGCTACGCTGTAGATGCCATGCTTGGTGGTGGTGGCAAGGGGGCTGGCAAGAAAAAGCCTGCCCGAGCCAGGTAATGCCTATGAAAAATCAGCAAGCAGGTCCGATTGGGGTTTTTGACTCCGGCTATGGCGGCCTTACGGTATTTAAAGAAATAATAAAAAAACTCCCGCAATTCGACTATGTATACCTCGGCGATAATGCCCGGGCTCCCTATGGCGTGCGTTCTTTCGATACTGTTTATGAGTATACGCTTCAGTGTGTAGAAGCCCTTTTCAGCTTACACTGCAACCTAATTGTGCTTGCCTGCAACACGGCCTCTGCAAAAGCGCTGCGCAACATTCAGCAAAAAGATTTACCCGGCAAAAAAGGCCTGCAAAGAGTGCTGGGTGTTATCAGGCCCACTACTGAACTGCTGGGGGAGCTTACCAGTACCGGTCATGTAGGTATTTTAGGTACACAGGGAACGGTCAGTTCCCAATCGTATGTAATTGAAACCCAGAAATTCTTTCCGCAGGTAAAGGTATACCAGGAAGCATGTCCCATGTGGGTGCCGCTGGTAGAAAACCGGGAGCACAATTCACCCGGGGCCGATTATTTTGTAGAGCGCCATATCAGAAGCCTGCTGCAACAATCGCCAGAGATAGATACCATTTTACTAGCGTGCACCCATTACCCGTTGCTGATGGAGAAAATAAAGGCACATACCCCCCCGCATATTAAAGTGATACCACAGGGCGAAATAGTGGCTGCCAGTTTGGAAGACTACCTTAGGCGCCACCCTGAGATAGATACGCTGTGCACCAAAGGGGGCAGCAGAGCATTTTATACCACAGAATCTGTGGAGGATTTCAATAGTAAAGCAAATATTTTTTTAGGACAGCCGGTACAGGCCAGTTACCTGCATTTGTAGGAATTTTAACCAAATTGCCGGCGAGGACTTACCTGAAACACAACTCACTACATGAACAGAGCATTTCTACTACCACGGTTAAAAGCATTTTGCTCCATAGCCACAGCCACAGGCGTTTCTGTTAACCTATGAATGTTCAGTATTTCCTGGAACTTTTCGGCACCTTCTTTTTTGCCATCTCGGGAGCGCTGGCCGTAAAAGATAGTGAACACGACTGGTTTGGCGCCAGCTTTATGGGCTTTATTGTGGCCATTGGAGGGGGCACACTCCGGGACCTGCTGCTGGGCAGTTATCCGCTGGTGTGGATTGGCGATATCAATTTTTTGTATGCCATTATTGCCGGTGTTATTGCCACTAAAGTACTGTTCCGCTTGCTGGAGCGCCTGCGCCGTACGCTGCTGCTTTTCGACACGCTTGGCATTTCGCTTTTTACGATACTGGGGGTTGAAAAAGCCCTTAGCCTTGGAGTAAGGCCTGAAATTGCCGCCATTATGGGCATGTTTACCGCGGTAATGGGAGGTGTTATTCGTGATACCCTCACAAACGAAACTCCCATTATTTTTCGGAAAGAAATCTATGCCAGTGCCTGCCTGGCCGGTGCAGTATGCTACCTGCTGCTGGAAATCTTTTTCGATGCCGACCGAGAGCTGAATGCTTTGGTTTCAGCCAGCATTATCATCAGCCTGAGGTTATTTGCCGTGCGCTATAACCTTAGTTTGCCCAGGTTTTATAAAGATGAAAGTTAGGAATCTATTCCCACCTTTTTGCCAAATCCTGTGTCTATACTATAAGCAGGCAAACATTTAGCAAAAAATCATTGCTTATAAAGCTACCGGCATAAGATCTTTTATTGCTGATTTCAGAAGATTCTTAGCAACAAAATAATTTACTACCAACGCTTACTACTTAAGCTGTACCGGCCAAAAACCGGTACAGCTTTTTTTATCGAAGATGGGTTAACCCAGGCTCTGGATGTTTACTGAATGAACTGTTCGTACTCTTTTGCCCTGGCACCCCATTTATGCCTTACAGGTATAATGTTAGCGCCATCTACAAACTCTGTCTTTTTTTGCCCGCGCAGGGTAAGGCGCTGGTAGTGGTGTATGTAAATACCGGTTGCCAGCATCATGGGCTTTATATCGTTTTTTTGCAAACTTCTTTCTTTAGAGCGGAAGTACAGATCAAAATCTGCGCCCTGAATGCGTTCATCCCAAAGCCCTACCTTCTCCAGCGCAGCGCGTTTCATCATAATGCTGGAGCCACTAAACCCCTCTTTGATGCCATTACCAAACTTCTCGTACCGCTTCTGGCAATACTGCTCCCAGTTACCGTACATCAGGCTCGCCATGAGCTGCAGGCTCCATTTACTCTGTCCGAATATTGCTTTGATGGGATACTTAATGCGTTTCCAGCGCCGGTTCAGGGTTTTCTGCGCCTGCCGGTTCTCAAGGTGATCATTGGTAGCATAAGAAGCAATATGGAGTCCATGCTCGTCCATGAACTGCAGCATGCGTTTATCCCATGCCTGCGATACCAGCACATCATTGTTCAGAAAAGCCAGGTAATCATATCTGGCTGCTCGTATACCCTGGTTCTGGCAATATGGATAGGAATAGTTGGCTTCGTTCTTAATGAGCACATGTGCATGTTCCTCATAAAACTCCCTGCTGCCGTCTGAAGAATTATTATCTATAATGATCAGTTCATAAGGAAGGTGGGTATATCGCCTTAGATATTCCACATACAGCTCATTCATTCCCAGCTGGTTGTGTACAGAAGTTATTATACTGATCATCCGATTATTATAGTCACTTTCGCTTATTTTCAACAAGAGCCAACTCTAAAAATAGCCACTCTTATGAGGTAAACAAAATTTTATGCCTCTGTGAAATATCTAAGCCATAAAAAAATTAACGTTCCATCTATACAAAACCTGTCTGAAGTGCAAACCAATCGCTCTGAATCTGGTTGATAAATCAAATTCTCAACCTCAGATTCATGAACAGGTCTTCTCTCTCCCGCTGTTCGCTGCTTTTGATGTTGCTATGCTTTTCCAGTTGT of the Flammeovirgaceae bacterium 311 genome contains:
- a CDS encoding hypothetical protein (COG2259 Predicted membrane protein) produces the protein MKQLFSTSYNRSLADAWLLLLRVCVAGFMFTHGIPKLQKLLAGGDIQFGDPIGIGVTASFILIIFAEVVCSSLILLGLLTRFASFVLIIAMSVAAFVRHADDPFSRKEPALLYLLIYITLLVFGPGRYAVDAMLGGGGKGAGKKKPARAR
- a CDS encoding glutamate racemase (COG0796 Glutamate racemase), whose amino-acid sequence is MPMKNQQAGPIGVFDSGYGGLTVFKEIIKKLPQFDYVYLGDNARAPYGVRSFDTVYEYTLQCVEALFSLHCNLIVLACNTASAKALRNIQQKDLPGKKGLQRVLGVIRPTTELLGELTSTGHVGILGTQGTVSSQSYVIETQKFFPQVKVYQEACPMWVPLVENREHNSPGADYFVERHIRSLLQQSPEIDTILLACTHYPLLMEKIKAHTPPHIKVIPQGEIVAASLEDYLRRHPEIDTLCTKGGSRAFYTTESVEDFNSKANIFLGQPVQASYLHL
- a CDS encoding hypothetical protein (COG2860 Predicted membrane protein); amino-acid sequence: MNVQYFLELFGTFFFAISGALAVKDSEHDWFGASFMGFIVAIGGGTLRDLLLGSYPLVWIGDINFLYAIIAGVIATKVLFRLLERLRRTLLLFDTLGISLFTILGVEKALSLGVRPEIAAIMGMFTAVMGGVIRDTLTNETPIIFRKEIYASACLAGAVCYLLLEIFFDADRELNALVSASIIISLRLFAVRYNLSLPRFYKDES
- a CDS encoding transposase (COG1216 Predicted glycosyltransferases); amino-acid sequence: MISIITSVHNQLGMNELYVEYLRRYTHLPYELIIIDNNSSDGSREFYEEHAHVLIKNEANYSYPYCQNQGIRAARYDYLAFLNNDVLVSQAWDKRMLQFMDEHGLHIASYATNDHLENRQAQKTLNRRWKRIKYPIKAIFGQSKWSLQLMASLMYGNWEQYCQKRYEKFGNGIKEGFSGSSIMMKRAALEKVGLWDERIQGADFDLYFRSKERSLQKNDIKPMMLATGIYIHHYQRLTLRGQKKTEFVDGANIIPVRHKWGARAKEYEQFIQ